The Plasmodium falciparum 3D7 genome assembly, chromosome: 5 DNA window ttagtttttaataataataaaacttaATGTAATAacgtttttataaattaataaatatatctattattatttttattcatttctttttttttttaaatatataatatagatccttatttcattttaattttttttttttttttttttttccttttttttcaattatcGTGGtagtatataaattttaaaagtaattgaaattaaaaaaaaaaaacgtatAAAATTcataagaattattatattataacagttaaaacattatatataaaaatattaacaaaaaaatacaaaaaaattattaatagttaaataaataaataaacatgtTACTCTTTTTTGCAAAACTTGTCGTATTTACCTTTTTCTTTTGGCTTTTAAAATATGGGAAAACGGTAAGACGTACATGATATtcagaataatatatatatatatatatatgtatgtttttataGTACAATTAATACGCCTTTTATAACGcttataaagaataaaaatctttatatatatatatatatatatatatttgtatgtatttataatttaccTTTAATCAttgttatattaattttttattttttattttctttcagAGGTCATATCCCAAATCTGGCCATAAGGGACATACGAAATTAAATCAACCAGTAGTTAGAACATTAGCAGATTTTAATGACATGTTTGCAAaccaaaaaaatacatttaattttctaaaacatataaatcattataaaaatgaacaagaTACAAATAATACACACACGCCAAATCATGATGAATATTCTCATAATTTGCCAAAAAATCACGAAGAGTCAAATGCAAATATGAACAATCATAATTCTTTCAATGACAAATctgttaataaaaaagaagctTTCGATCAATTTTTACAAACGTTATTAAACAATTATGAAATAATGCATAAAGAAGATGAAAGTAAAGAATCAAATCAACATAACTATAAAGAAGGTCCCTCAtatgaagataaaaaaaatatgtacaaaGAAATATTGAAAGGatattataatgtattttttgaaaattatGCAAACGACACAGAATCAAATGTACATAATAAACCTGAGGAAGTTCATAAACATGAGGAAATTCATAAACATAGGAAACTTCATAAACATGAAGAAGTTCATAAACCTGAGGAATTTCATAAACCTGAGGAATTTCATAAACATGAGAAAGTTCATAAACATGAAGAAGTTCATAAACCTGAGGAAGTTCATAAACATGAGGAAAATCATAAACATGAGGAAAATCATAAACCTCAAATGGTAGGTCAAGCACCTCCAGAAAAAGAGATACGCCAAGAATCAAGAACTCTAATACTTGGTTCATTTCCCCAAGCAGGTGAAATATT harbors:
- a CDS encoding parasite-infected erythrocyte surface protein, producing MLLFFAKLVVFTFFFWLLKYGKTRSYPKSGHKGHTKLNQPVVRTLADFNDMFANQKNTFNFLKHINHYKNEQDTNNTHTPNHDEYSHNLPKNHEESNANMNNHNSFNDKSVNKKEAFDQFLQTLLNNYEIMHKEDESKESNQHNYKEGPSYEDKKNMYKEILKGYYNVFFENYANDTESNVHNKPEEVHKHEEIHKHRKLHKHEEVHKPEEFHKPEEFHKHEKVHKHEEVHKPEEVHKHEENHKHEENHKPQMVGQAPPEKEIRQESRTLILGSFPQAGEILREDLWNKEDNKFSYALDPNDYASIEDKLLGSIFGYFKKNHDNLVKHLLQQINTYKHKYMELKEQYINEVMKLKKIYNKSIMVIFIASCISILGPVMLHMHQNNPEEFFATILSFSISLGLHNLLLT